The Mercurialis annua linkage group LG2, ddMerAnnu1.2, whole genome shotgun sequence genome contains a region encoding:
- the LOC126670123 gene encoding ribosomal protein S14, mitochondrial translates to MSVYEENRCIRDNQRRLLAEKFEVKRNLFKALVRDPNLPIEQREKFQSKLSKLPRNSSFTRVRNRCIFTGRPRAVYNLFRMSRIVFRELASNGMLTGIKKASW, encoded by the coding sequence ATGTCAGTTTATGAGGAAAATCGGTGCATCAGAGATAATCAGAGAAGGTTGCTGGCTGAAAAATTTGAAGTGAAGCGAAATCTTTTTAAAGCACTTGTTAGAGATCCTAACCTGCCTATTGAACAACGTGAGAAATTCCAATCTAAGCTGTCCAAGTTGCCAAGAAACAGTTCCTTTACTCGGGTGAGGAACAGATGTATCTTCACAGGCCGACCTCGTGCTGTTTATAACTTGTTTCGAATGTCTCGTATTGTTTTCCGTGAATTGGCATCGAATGGTATGTTGACTGGTATAAAGAAAGCATCTTGGTAA
- the LOC126670122 gene encoding ras-related protein RABA6a-like, with the protein MGDSDDEECDYLFKAVLIGDSAVGKSNLLSRFSKDEFRLDSKPTIGVEFAYRNIKVADKLIKAQIWDTAGQERFRAITSSYYRGALGALLVYDITRRATFENVKKWLHELREFGNSDTIVVLVGNKCDLTNSRQVGEEEGKNLAEFEGLCFMETSALENLNVEEAFLEMITKIHQITTQKSLEAKVSNSNNTSNTTNLLVGKEVIIIDEVSATKQSRCCS; encoded by the exons ATGGGTGATTCTGATGATGAAGAGTGTGATTATCTTTTTAAAGCAGTTTTAATTGGAGATTCAGCAGTTggaaaatcaaatttattatcaAGATTTTCTAAAGATGAATTTAGATtagattcaaaaccaacaattgGTGTTGAATTTGCTTATAGAAACATTAAAGTTGCTGATAAGCTCATCAAGGCTCAAATTTGGGACACTGCTGGCCAAGAAAg ATTTAGAGCTATAACAAGCTCATATTACAGAGGAGCATTAGGTGCTTTATTAGTATATGACATAACAAGAAGAGCAACATTTGAGAATGTGAAGAAATGGCTGCATGAGCTAAGAGAATTTGGAAATTCTGATACAATTGTTGTTCTTGTTGGAAATAAATGTGACTTGACAAATTCTAGACAAGTTGGTGAAGAAGAAGGCAAAAATCTTGCAGAATTTGAAGGTTTATGTTTCATGGAAACTTCAGCATTGGAGAATTTAAATGTTGAAGAAGCTTTTTTAGAAATGATCACTAAAATTCATCAAATTACTACACAAAAGAGTTTAGAAGCTAAAGTGAGCAATTCTAATAATACTTCTAATACAACAAACTTGCTTGTTGGGAAAGAAGTAATTATTATTGATGAAGTGAGTGCTACTAAACAATCAAGATGTTGTTCATAA